One genomic segment of Impatiens glandulifera chromosome 6, dImpGla2.1, whole genome shotgun sequence includes these proteins:
- the LOC124942691 gene encoding protein IQ-domain 26-like has product MGKAIRWLKGLFGLKKDRNQKDCSFSGDRKIKNPADWMIRSLYLETEQSKHAIAVAAATAAAADAAVAAAHAAVAVVRLTSRGRGGITAAGFERMNAAIKIQSFFRGYLARKALRALKGLVKLQAIVRGYLVRKQANATLHSIESLFRAQARFRARKSLAGAGADHHLEFPPPRKSTERFGDISKVHSRRLSASYETSLQSIDECPKIVEMDNGRPRPNKPKARRSDRSSSKALSSPLPPFYGSEAHYQYQDLYEADSGPMWEECRSSSAQSTPKLGQFDGPKVGAKSVCGEEIVFEKLNVFPNYMSNTRSSKAKFRSRSAPKQRPEFGPNRRVSLGDMMESRGSLSGLKMERSCSQAQEVINSRSKW; this is encoded by the exons ATGGGTAAAGCAATTAGGTGGTTGAAAGGTCTATTCGGCTTAAAAAAAGACAGAAACCAAAAAGATTGTTCATTTTCCGGTGACCGGAAAATCAAGAATCCGGCTGATTGGATGATCAGATCTTTGTATCTTGAGACAGAACAGAGCAAGCATGCTATTGCGGTGGCCGCAGCTACTGCGGCGGCGGCTGACGCCGCCGTGGCAGCCGCCCATGCGGCTGTGGCAGTTGTTAGGTTAACAAGTAGGGGTAGAGGAGGAATTACAGCTGCTGGATTTGAGAGAATGAATGCTGCTATCAAGATTCAATCATTTTTCAGGGGATATTTG GCTAGAAAAGCATTGAGAGCATTGAAGGGATTAGTGAAGTTACAAGCTATTGTTAGAGGTTATTTGGTGAGGAAACAAGCAAATGCAACTTTACATAGCATTGAATCATTGTTTAGAGCTCAGGCTAGGTTTCGTGCCCGGAAATCTCtcgccggcgccggcgccgACCACCATCTTGAATTCCCACCTCCCCGGAAATCTACG GAAAGATTTGGTGATATTTCTAAAGTTCATAGTAGAAGACTCTCTGCCTCGTATGAGACCAGTTTACAATCAATCGATGAGTGCCCAAAGATTGTTGAAATGGATAACGGTAGGCCCAGGCCCAATAAGCCAAAAGCCCGACGAAGCGATCGATCATCGTCGAAAGCACTCTCTTCTCCACTTCCACCTTTCTATGGGTCAGAAGCCCATTACCAATATCAAGATCTTTATGAAGCTGATTCAGGCCCAATGTGGGAAGAGTGTCGATCATCGTCAGCCCAAAGCACTCCTAAGTTGGGCCAATTTGATGGGCCTAAAGTGGGAGCAAAGAGTGTTTGCGGGGAGGAGATTGTTTTCGAGAAACTAAATGTGTTTCCAAATTACATGTCGAACACGCGTTCTTCAAAGGCGAAGTTTAGGTCTAGGAGCGCCCCGAAGCAGAGGCCCGAGTTTGGGCCCAATAGGAGGGTTTCGTTGGGTGATATGATGGAATCGAGAGGAAGTTTGAGCGGGCTTAAAATGGAGAGGTCGTGTTCGCAGGCCCAAGAAGTAATCAATTCGAGGTCGAAGTGGTGA